One Malus domestica chromosome 11, GDT2T_hap1 genomic region harbors:
- the LOC103413085 gene encoding mitogen-activated protein kinase kinase kinase 20-like, protein MTKRKAEDELQGESMWDQHHGMHWLRGELIGEGRCASVFLATRKKKTRGQRSSMLTNLPAVMVVKSAEMSDSAFIEHEAEVLSEIKGCPFVVDCFGEETTSTDEGDEVYNLLLEYASGGTLDDLIEQSNGRGLPKSQVRRYTRCILEGLKHIHKCDYVHCNLKPENILLVRNRASTSSGNPTSFVAKIADFGFAKRSKDNYGEWRGTRLYQSPEALEDNKQDKPSDIWSLGCIVLEMLTGKSLSDLDSGCDYSDFDDRMTWFDHVSTPKIPAEITGTARDFLKSCLAVRPSRRLTAEELLFHSFVAQPQPSKPARCTKGKMARSYLCHAGYNKSSVVVPRIPPPPGFETAAGS, encoded by the coding sequence ATGACGAAACGAAAGGCAGAAGACGAATTACAAGGAGAAAGTATGTGGGATCAGCATCATGGAATGCACTGGTTGAGAGGAGAGTTGATCGGAGAAGGACGCTGTGCTTCTGTTTTTCTTGCTACTCGGAAGAAAAAAACAAGGGGTCAGCGTAGTAGTATGCTGACCAATTTGCCGGCAGTAATGGTGGTGAAATCGGCAGAGATGTCAGATTCTGCGTTTATCGAGCACGAGGCGGAGGTTCTCAGTGAGATTAAGGGCTGCCCTTTTGTTGTCGATTGCTTTGGCGAAGAGACCACGAGCACTGACGAGGGTGATGAGGTCTACAACTTGTTGTTAGAATATGCCTCGGGAGGAACCCTTGACGATCTCATAGAGCAATCCAACGGTCGCGGATTGCCTAAATCCCAAGTTAGAAGGTACACAAGGTGCATTCTTGAAGGGCTTAAGCACATTCATAAGTGCGATTATGTTCACTGCAATTTAAAGCCCGAGAACATTCTGCTCGTGCGCAATCGTGCTAGTACTAGTAGCGGTAATCCTACTAGTTTTGTGGCCAAGATTGCTGATTTTGGTTTTGCTAAGAGGAGCAAGGACAACTACGGTGAATGGAGAGGCACTCGTCTGTATCAGTCGCCAGAAGCATTGGAGGATAACAAGCAGGACAAGCCCTCGGATATTTGGTCTCTTGGTTGTATCGTGCTTGAGATGCTGACAGGAAAATCCCTCTCGGATTTGGACTCTGGTTGTGATTACAGCGATTTCGATGATAGGATGACATGGTTTGATCATGTATCTACTCCCAAAATCCCCGCTGAAATCACAGGTACAGCCAGGGATTTTCTTAAGAGTTGCCTTGCCGTGCGGCCTTCAAGAAGGTTAACTGCTGAAGAGCTATTATTTCATTCGTTTGTTGCACAACCACAACCGTCAAAACCAGCTCGTTGCACGAAGGGGAAGATGGCAAGATCTTATTTGTGCCATGCAGGTTATAACAAAAGCTCTGTCGTTGTTCCCAGAATTCCACCCCCGCCGGGTTTTGAGACAGCAGCTGGATCATAG
- the LOC103447980 gene encoding uncharacterized protein, protein MARLHLLTATNCTNITGEHCTGNLHFIFHLLRLPDCFPAPVTRNFTMSETPFRPREQLYEKQKIFQSIHKHTYLKGPFDKITSVAIPAALAATSLFLIGRGIYNMSHGIGKKE, encoded by the exons ATGGCAAGATTACATTTGTTGACCGCAACAAACTGTACAAATATAACTGGAGAGCATTGCACTGGAAATCTCCATTTCATTTTTCACCTTCTTCGTCTTCCTGATTGCTTTCCAGCTCCGGTCACTCGCAATTTCAC GATGTCAGAAACACCCTTCCGACCACGTGAGCAGCTCTATGAGAAGCAAAAGATTTTCCAAAGCATCCACAAACACACATACCTGAAGGGACCGTTTGATAAGATTACCTCTGTTGCCATTCCAGCTGCTTTAGCTGCTACTTCGTTGTTCCTTATT GGACGAGGGATCTACAACATGTCTCATGGGATTGGAAAGAAGGAATGA
- the LOC103413071 gene encoding histone deacetylase 9, with product MRSKDKIAYFYDGDVGSVYFGPNHPMKPHRLCMTHHLVLSYDLHKKMEIYRPHKAYPVELAQFHSADYVEFLHRITPDTQHLFSNEMARYNLGEDCPVFDNLFEFCQIYAGGTIDAARRLNNKLCDIAINWAGGLHHAKKCEASGFCYINDLVLGILELLKHHARVLYIDIDVHHGDGVEEAFYFTDRVMTVSFHKFGDLFFPGTGDVKEVGEREGKFYAINVPLKDGIDDASFNRLFKTIISKVVETYLPGAIVLQCGADSLAGDRLGCFNLSIDGHAECVRFVKKFNIPLLVTGGGGYTKENVARCWTVETGVLLDSELPNEIPDNEYIKYFSPDCSLRIPNGHIENLNSKSYLSTIKIQVLENLRCIQHAPSVQMQEVPPDFYIPDFDEDEQNPDERLDQNTQDKHIQRDDEYYEGDNDNDHNMDDM from the exons ATGCGTTCAAAGGATAAAATCGCCTACTTTTACGACG GGGATGTGGGTAGCGTCTACTTTGGGCCGAACCACCCCATGAAACCGCACCGGCTATGTATGACCCATCATCTCGTCCTCTCATATGATCTCCACAAAAAGATGGAAATTTAT CGGCCGCATAAGGCATATCCGGTGGAGCTTGCGCAATTCCATTCAGCTGACTATGTCGAGTTTCTACACCGGATTACGCCCGACACCCAGCACTTATTCTCGAATGAAATGGCAAGAT ATAATCTTGGAGAAGATTGCCCTGtatttgataacttatttgaaTTTTGTCAAATTTATGCCGGCGGAACAATAG ATGCTGCACGTAGATTGAACAATAAACTTTGTGACATTGCTATTAATTGGGCTGGTGGACTGCACCATGCCAAAAAGTGTGAGGCATCTGGATTTTGTTACATCAATGACTTGGTCTTGGGCATATTGGAGCTTCTAAAACATCATGCCCGAGTTTTATATATTGACATAGATGTGCATCATGGTGATGGTGTAGAAGAAGCTTTTTATTTTACCGATAG gGTGATGACTGTTAGCTTTCACAAGTTTGGGGATCTGTTTTTCCCAGGAACAGGTGATGTTAAG GAAGtaggagaaagagaaggcaaGTTTTATGCCATCAATGTCCCACTAAAGGATGGAATAGATGACGCTAGCTTCAATAGACTTTTCAAGACT ATTATTTCCAAGGTTGTTGAGACATATCTACCTGGCGCGATAGTTCTCCAGTGTGGAGCAGATTCTCTTGCTGGAGACCGTTTGGGCTGCTTCAATCTCTCTATTGATG GTCATGCTGAATGTGTTAGGTTTGTGAAGAAATTCAATATACCCTTACTG GTTACAGGAGGTGGGGGATACACGAAAGAGAATGTTGCTCGGTGTTGGACCGTGGAAACTGGGGTTCTTCTTGATTCAGAACTTCCCAATG AGATCCCGGATAACGAGTACATCAAGTATTTTTCTCCAGACTGCTCGTTGAGGATTCCGAATGGGCATATA GAGAACCTAAATAGTAAATCATATCTTAGCACGATTAAAATACAAGTCTTGGAAAATCTCCGTTGCATTCAACATGCTCCTAGTGTACAGATGCAAGAG GTTCCACCAGACTTCTATATTCCCGACTTTGATGAAGATGAACAGAACCCTGATGAACGTCTAGATC AGAACACCCAAGACAAGCACATTCAGCGTGACGACGAGTATTACGAAGGGGACAACGATAACGATCACAACATGGATGATATGTAA